Below is a window of Rhodobium gokarnense DNA.
CTGCCGCAAATATGTGGAAAGCGTCGGCAAGACAGTGGCCGTTGCCGAGGATTTCCCGGCCTTCATGGTCAACCGCATCCTGCTGCCGATGATCAACGAGGCGATCTACACGCTCTATGAGGGCGTCGGCTCGGTGGAGGCGATCGACACGGCCATGCGCCTCGGCGCCAACCATCCGATGGGCCCGTTGCAGCTTGCCGACTTCATCGGCCTCGACACCTGCCTCTCGATCATGCAGGTGCTCTATGAGGGCCTCGCCGATTCCAAGTACCGGCCGTGCCCGCTGCTGGTGAAATATGTCGAGGCCGGCTGGCTCGGCCGCAAGACCCAGCGCGGCTTCTACGACTACCGCGGCGAGGAGCCGGTGCCGACCCGCTGAGGCGCGTTCCGCCAGGGGCAGAAACCGGCCGGCTTCGCCTCGCCGTCGGATAAAGCCATTTGAATTCATAGACATGGAATGCGGTGGATACGCGCGATCGCGATCCGTTAACCCTTCTGGCCGGTCGTTCCGGATGCCGTTGTGGCTGGCCCGTTTGGCAACCTTTCGTTAAGGCGCCCGGCCGAGACTGGGGCTCGAAAGGACCGAACCGATGAGCATTGCAGCCTCCTACGCCGCCACCACCCAGGCCCAGACCCAGATCGCCATGCAGACCGCCATGGTGAAACAGGCCCATGAGGCGGAGCAGTCGATCGCGAACGTCCTGGAGCAGGCGGTGGAAGCGGGCCAGCAGATCGCCTCCGCCCCGCCGCCCGGCATGGGCGCCAAGGTCGACGTCAGCGCCTGAGGCTCGCGCGCCGGGTGTCGTTCCGCCCGGCTGAGCGCCACGCATCTAGGCGCTGCCACACCG
It encodes the following:
- a CDS encoding putative motility protein: MSIAASYAATTQAQTQIAMQTAMVKQAHEAEQSIANVLEQAVEAGQQIASAPPPGMGAKVDVSA